The Panacibacter microcysteis genome includes a window with the following:
- a CDS encoding ATP-binding cassette domain-containing protein, protein MNVLTLNGITKYYGRICALNNVSFSVPQGCVFGILGPNGSGKTTMLGIVMDILKPSAGSFTFMDQAPSAAMRKRIGTLLETPNFYHYLSAERNLRIAAEIKGKGFEQIDSVLQKVNLYHRKTSKFSTYSLGMKQRLAIASCLLGDPDVLVFDEPTNGLDPVGIAEIRELIKNLATEGKTIIMASHLLDEVEKVCTHVAILKTGNLITAGHVDDVLVNEDIVEVSAADLLQLEQVLQSVANYKEIKKQKDFVQLYFAPGTANMELINSHCYSNGIVLNHLQLKKKSLETKFLELTNQ, encoded by the coding sequence GTGAACGTATTAACACTAAACGGCATTACTAAATATTACGGTCGCATTTGTGCACTGAACAACGTATCGTTTTCTGTGCCGCAGGGCTGTGTATTTGGTATTCTTGGCCCTAATGGCAGCGGCAAAACAACTATGCTGGGCATAGTAATGGACATACTAAAGCCGAGTGCAGGCAGCTTTACATTTATGGACCAGGCGCCTTCTGCGGCAATGCGTAAGCGTATAGGAACCCTACTGGAAACACCTAACTTTTACCACTACCTTTCTGCGGAACGTAATTTGCGCATTGCTGCCGAAATAAAAGGCAAAGGCTTTGAGCAAATTGACAGCGTGCTGCAAAAAGTAAACCTGTACCATCGCAAAACCAGCAAATTCAGCACTTATTCGCTGGGTATGAAACAGCGGCTTGCCATTGCATCGTGCCTGCTGGGAGACCCTGATGTGCTGGTGTTTGATGAACCAACCAATGGCCTGGACCCTGTTGGCATTGCTGAAATAAGGGAGCTGATCAAAAACCTGGCTACCGAAGGCAAGACCATTATTATGGCCAGCCACCTGCTGGATGAAGTGGAAAAAGTTTGTACGCATGTGGCCATTCTTAAAACGGGTAATCTTATTACGGCAGGGCATGTGGATGACGTGCTGGTAAATGAAGATATTGTGGAGGTAAGCGCAGCAGACCTTCTGCAACTGGAACAGGTTTTACAATCTGTGGCGAACTATAAAGAAATCAAAAAACAGAAAGACTTTGTGCAGCTATACTTTGCGCCAGGCACTGCAAACATGGAGCTGATCAACAGCCACTGCTATAGCAATGGCATTGTGCTGAACCACCTGCAACTGAAAAAGAAAAGTCTTGAAACAAAATTCCTTGAACTTACCAACCAATAG
- a CDS encoding ABC transporter permease, translating into MLQLLKIEWLKVKNYRTFWILSILYLSSIAGINYIVYTIQNKLYSEQQTGDIAKMFLGGPPYAFPKVWIMAPYVSSFLLFIAGLIMIISVTNEFSFKTHRQNIIDGVTRTEFIVTKLVCGLIVAFVSTAFLFLTALIFGIISSTDGLDFENIQYLFYFFLNALSYCWLAVLIALLFKRSGISLGVFFLYTIILENVLVRVLNYYFGDIGSYLPIQSSDELLPLPILEKLQEELVNTSVNVPLQLALVVAYLVAYFFISKKRFETADL; encoded by the coding sequence ATGTTACAGCTTTTGAAAATTGAATGGCTGAAAGTAAAGAACTACCGCACATTCTGGATTTTGTCGATATTGTATTTGTCCAGCATTGCCGGTATTAATTACATTGTTTACACCATCCAGAATAAACTCTACAGCGAGCAACAAACAGGCGATATTGCAAAGATGTTTCTGGGCGGCCCTCCCTACGCATTTCCCAAGGTGTGGATCATGGCGCCGTATGTCAGCAGTTTCCTGTTATTTATTGCGGGTCTTATCATGATCATTTCTGTGACGAATGAGTTTTCTTTTAAAACGCACCGGCAAAATATCATTGATGGTGTTACAAGAACAGAATTTATTGTTACCAAGCTGGTTTGCGGGCTCATCGTGGCATTTGTTTCCACGGCTTTCCTGTTTTTGACAGCGCTCATTTTCGGCATTATTTCCAGCACCGATGGTTTGGACTTTGAGAACATCCAATACCTGTTTTATTTTTTCCTGAATGCACTAAGTTATTGCTGGCTGGCCGTATTGATTGCGCTGCTTTTTAAACGCAGCGGAATCTCGCTCGGTGTATTTTTCCTGTATACCATCATTCTCGAAAACGTATTGGTACGTGTACTGAATTATTATTTTGGAGACATTGGCAGTTACCTGCCCATACAAAGCAGTGACGAACTGTTACCACTACCCATACTGGAAAAGTTGCAGGAAGAACTGGTAAATACAAGTGTGAATGTGCCGCTGCAACTGGCATTGGTTGTGGCTTACCTTGTTGCATACTTTTTCATCAGCAAAAAAAGATTTGAAACGGCCGATTTGTAA